A section of the Saccharopolyspora gregorii genome encodes:
- a CDS encoding tyrosine-protein phosphatase: MSTTDPTSEALDGLVNLRDLGGLPAEPGTTREGIVLRSDAPRAGDRDPEDVAWPPRLVLDLRDASELNGTAHPLAQVAEVHQIELLAGIHSTEVAHPLPELYQLALRNAADKLVRVFRLVLAAEGPVLVHCAAGKDRTGVVSAMLLSAAGVRSDAIIADYVRTDRNMFRVLQRLEMAPALPPGVSEEDVRHLISTPVEAIEGVLATWAEHEEHAAGWLRAHGVTADEIDRWRRKFRD; this comes from the coding sequence TTGTCCACGACGGATCCGACCTCCGAGGCCCTCGACGGGTTGGTCAACCTGCGCGATCTCGGCGGATTGCCCGCCGAACCGGGGACCACCCGGGAGGGGATCGTGCTGCGCAGCGACGCCCCGCGCGCGGGGGACCGGGACCCGGAGGACGTGGCGTGGCCGCCGCGGCTGGTGCTGGACCTGCGGGACGCGTCGGAGCTGAACGGCACCGCGCACCCGCTGGCGCAGGTGGCGGAGGTGCACCAGATCGAGCTGCTCGCCGGCATCCACTCCACTGAGGTGGCGCATCCGCTGCCGGAGCTCTACCAGCTGGCGCTGCGGAACGCGGCGGACAAGCTGGTGCGGGTGTTCCGCCTGGTGCTGGCGGCGGAGGGGCCGGTGCTGGTGCACTGCGCGGCGGGCAAGGACCGCACCGGTGTGGTCTCGGCGATGCTGCTGAGCGCGGCGGGAGTCCGGTCGGACGCGATCATCGCGGACTACGTGCGGACGGACCGGAACATGTTCCGGGTGCTGCAGCGCCTGGAGATGGCGCCCGCGTTGCCGCCGGGCGTCAGCGAGGAGGACGTGCGGCACCTGATCTCGACGCCGGTGGAGGCGATCGAGGGCGTGCTGGCGACGTGGGCCGAGCACGAGGAGCACGCGGCGGGCTGGTTGCGCGCGCACGGCGTCACGGCGGACGAGATCGACCGCTGGCGCCGCAAGTTCCGCGACTGA
- a CDS encoding bifunctional acetate--CoA ligase family protein/GNAT family N-acetyltransferase, with protein sequence MGGSKRRGTSGGGRAAADRGGARPEPGRRADLGTGDQRPDQSEPDQSGSADQRTPPDQPGKPDQPGKPGSPDQPGRAEQPAQPRPAGHPASAAGAAPSGQPARPSEPPRAGQRGDSDRPDAPPTGDGKPYPRSWEADVVLSDGGTVHLRPISPDDADQLISFHSRLSDRTRYFRYFGPYPRMPKRDVERFSTVDHRDRVALVALLGDDIVAVGRFDRLDDQDSAEVAFVVQDQHQGRGLGSILLEHLAAAAQERGLRRFVAEVLAENSAMVRVFRDAGYQVRRAMEEGVVHLEFDIDPTEESLAVARAREQAAEARSVHNLLHPRSVAVIGASTDHRKIGHAVLVNLLTADFAGPVYPVNPEHRAVRGVRAYPSVLDIPDDVDLAVVAIPAAGVDEVLDACLAKGVKALVIVSSGFSESGPDGRAIERRMVRAARVHGMRVVGPNALGVVNTDAGYRLNATLAPRLPGSGRTGFFCQSGALGVAILATATERGLGLSTFVSAGNRADVSGNDLLQYWQTDPATDVVLLYLESFGNPRKFARLARRLARTKPIVVVKSGRNAVRPGLAATSVQVDETSVQALFEQAGVIRVESVAQMFDTALLLAHQPLPAGERVAIVGNSSALGMLAADVAQAEGLRLAGEPVDVGASASPEEFAAAVRAAALSDDVDALVTVFVPPVAVPGTAYARALREALQEAEVAATKPVVTTFLAAEGVPDELAVPGPDGSAGWGSVPSYPSPERAVLSLARATRYARWRAAPQGHFARPEGIAPERARRLVEASLGDGEVRLSDEQSVELLGHYGIELVPFRRVCNEADAVAAATELGFPVVLKAADDQLRHRADLVGVRLDLVNADAVRAAYADLLRVSDTAEVYVQNMAGRGHSCVIDLMDDPSFGTLVSFGLSGVASELLGDKAYRAVPMTDVDVAALVRSPRAAPLLAGYRGDEPADLAALEDLVLRVATLVEDLPEVRELTLQPVLASALGVRVTGARISVGRSAAVPDTGPRRLR encoded by the coding sequence ATGGGCGGGTCGAAGCGACGCGGGACGAGCGGCGGCGGTCGTGCGGCCGCGGACCGGGGCGGTGCTCGGCCGGAGCCCGGCCGGCGGGCGGACCTCGGGACGGGCGACCAGCGGCCGGACCAGTCCGAGCCCGACCAGTCCGGCTCAGCCGACCAGCGCACCCCGCCCGACCAGCCCGGCAAGCCCGACCAGCCCGGCAAACCCGGATCGCCCGACCAGCCCGGCCGGGCGGAGCAGCCCGCCCAGCCGCGCCCAGCCGGCCACCCCGCCTCGGCGGCCGGCGCCGCCCCGTCCGGCCAGCCCGCCCGGCCGAGCGAGCCGCCCCGCGCGGGTCAGCGAGGCGACTCGGACCGGCCGGACGCGCCGCCCACCGGCGACGGCAAGCCGTACCCGCGCAGCTGGGAGGCCGACGTCGTGCTCTCCGACGGCGGCACCGTGCACCTGCGGCCGATCTCACCGGACGACGCCGACCAGCTGATCTCGTTCCACAGCAGGCTCAGCGACCGCACCCGGTACTTCCGCTACTTCGGCCCGTATCCGCGGATGCCGAAGCGGGACGTGGAGCGGTTCAGCACCGTCGATCACCGGGACCGGGTGGCGCTGGTGGCGCTGCTGGGCGACGACATCGTGGCGGTGGGGCGCTTCGACCGGCTCGACGACCAGGACTCGGCCGAGGTGGCGTTCGTGGTGCAGGACCAGCACCAGGGCCGCGGCCTCGGTTCGATCCTGCTGGAGCATCTGGCGGCGGCCGCCCAGGAACGCGGGCTGCGCCGGTTCGTCGCGGAGGTCCTCGCGGAGAACTCGGCGATGGTACGGGTCTTCCGGGACGCCGGCTACCAGGTGCGGCGCGCGATGGAAGAGGGCGTCGTGCACTTGGAGTTCGACATCGACCCCACCGAGGAGTCGCTGGCGGTGGCCAGGGCCCGGGAGCAGGCTGCGGAGGCGCGCAGCGTGCACAACCTGCTGCACCCGCGGTCGGTGGCGGTGATCGGCGCCTCCACCGACCACCGCAAGATCGGGCACGCGGTGCTCGTCAACCTGCTGACCGCGGACTTCGCCGGCCCGGTGTACCCGGTGAACCCGGAGCACCGGGCGGTCCGCGGCGTGCGGGCCTACCCGTCGGTGCTGGACATCCCGGACGACGTGGACCTGGCGGTGGTGGCGATCCCGGCGGCGGGCGTGGACGAGGTGCTGGACGCCTGCCTGGCCAAGGGCGTGAAGGCGCTGGTGATCGTCAGCTCCGGGTTCAGCGAGTCGGGACCGGACGGTCGCGCGATCGAACGCCGCATGGTCCGCGCGGCGCGGGTGCACGGCATGCGGGTCGTCGGCCCGAACGCGCTGGGCGTGGTCAACACCGATGCCGGTTACCGGCTCAACGCGACCTTGGCGCCGCGGCTGCCGGGGTCCGGGCGCACCGGGTTCTTCTGCCAGTCGGGGGCGCTGGGCGTGGCGATCCTGGCGACCGCGACCGAGCGGGGCCTGGGCCTGTCCACGTTCGTCTCGGCGGGCAACCGCGCCGACGTCTCGGGCAACGACCTGCTGCAGTACTGGCAGACGGACCCGGCGACGGACGTGGTGCTGCTGTACCTGGAGTCCTTCGGCAACCCGCGCAAGTTCGCCCGGCTGGCCCGGCGGTTGGCCCGGACCAAGCCGATCGTGGTGGTGAAGTCGGGCCGCAACGCGGTGCGCCCCGGGCTCGCGGCCACGTCGGTGCAGGTGGACGAGACGAGCGTGCAGGCGCTGTTCGAGCAAGCCGGGGTGATCCGCGTCGAGTCGGTGGCGCAGATGTTCGACACGGCGCTGCTGCTGGCCCACCAGCCGCTGCCCGCGGGGGAGCGGGTGGCGATCGTCGGCAACTCCTCGGCGCTGGGCATGCTGGCGGCGGACGTCGCGCAGGCGGAGGGCCTGCGGCTGGCGGGTGAGCCGGTGGACGTCGGCGCGTCGGCGAGCCCGGAGGAGTTCGCCGCCGCGGTGCGCGCGGCCGCGCTCTCCGACGACGTGGACGCGCTGGTGACGGTGTTCGTGCCGCCGGTCGCGGTGCCGGGCACCGCTTACGCGAGGGCGTTGCGGGAGGCCTTGCAGGAGGCCGAGGTCGCGGCGACGAAACCGGTGGTCACGACGTTCCTGGCCGCCGAGGGCGTCCCGGACGAGCTGGCGGTGCCCGGGCCGGACGGTTCGGCCGGCTGGGGTTCGGTGCCGTCCTACCCGAGCCCGGAGCGGGCGGTGCTGTCGCTGGCCAGGGCGACGCGCTACGCGCGGTGGCGGGCCGCGCCGCAGGGGCACTTCGCCCGGCCGGAGGGCATCGCGCCGGAGCGGGCGCGGCGGCTGGTGGAGGCCTCGCTCGGGGACGGTGAGGTGCGGCTCAGCGACGAGCAGTCGGTGGAGCTGCTGGGGCACTACGGGATCGAGCTGGTGCCGTTCCGCCGGGTGTGCAACGAGGCGGACGCGGTGGCCGCGGCGACCGAGCTCGGTTTCCCGGTGGTGCTGAAGGCCGCCGACGACCAGTTGCGGCACCGCGCGGACCTGGTGGGCGTGCGGTTGGACCTGGTGAACGCGGACGCGGTGCGGGCGGCGTACGCGGACCTGCTGCGGGTGTCGGACACCGCGGAGGTGTACGTGCAGAACATGGCAGGGCGCGGGCATTCCTGCGTGATCGACCTGATGGACGACCCGTCGTTCGGCACGCTGGTCTCGTTCGGACTGTCCGGTGTGGCCAGCGAACTGCTGGGGGACAAGGCGTACCGGGCGGTTCCGATGACCGATGTGGACGTGGCGGCGCTGGTGCGCTCGCCGCGCGCGGCACCGCTGCTGGCGGGCTACCGGGGTGATGAGCCCGCGGACCTGGCGGCGCTGGAGGACCTGGTGCTGCGGGTGGCGACGCTGGTGGAGGACCTGCCGGAGGTGCGGGAGCTGACGTTGCAGCCGGTGCTGGCCTCGGCGCTCGGCGTGCGGGTGACGGGAGCGCGGATCAGCGTGGGGCGTTCGGCCGCGGTGCCGGACACGGGTCCGCGCAGGCTGCGCTGA
- a CDS encoding sigma-70 family RNA polymerase sigma factor, which produces MTVPQTNTMTATDADLDNQGPSADLVRVYLNGIGRTALLTAQEEVDLAKRIEAGVFAKHMLETDGKISPERRSDLRAVVRDGQSAKNHLMEANLRLVVSLAKRYTGRGMPLLDLIQEGNLGLIRAVEKFDYTKGFKFSTYATWWIRQAITRGMADQSRTIRLPVHLVEQVNKLARIKRDLHQKLGREATDEELAAESGLTPEKVSDLLDHSRDPVSLDMPVGAEEDAPLGDFIEDAESADAENAVISGFLQDDLRRVLGTLEEREQSVIRMRYGLDDGQPRTLDQIGKAFGLSRERVRQIEREVMSKLRQGDRADRLRAYAS; this is translated from the coding sequence ATGACCGTCCCGCAGACCAACACCATGACCGCCACCGACGCCGACCTCGACAACCAGGGCCCCTCGGCCGACCTGGTGCGGGTCTACCTGAACGGCATCGGCCGGACCGCGCTGCTCACCGCGCAGGAGGAGGTCGACCTCGCCAAGCGGATCGAGGCGGGCGTCTTCGCGAAGCACATGCTGGAGACGGACGGCAAGATCTCGCCCGAGCGGCGCAGCGACCTGCGGGCGGTGGTGCGCGACGGCCAGTCGGCCAAGAACCACCTGATGGAGGCCAACCTGCGGCTGGTGGTGAGCCTCGCCAAGCGCTACACCGGCCGCGGCATGCCGCTGCTGGACCTGATCCAGGAGGGCAACCTCGGGCTGATCCGCGCGGTGGAGAAGTTCGACTACACCAAGGGCTTCAAGTTCTCCACGTACGCCACCTGGTGGATCCGGCAGGCCATCACCCGCGGCATGGCGGACCAGTCCCGCACCATCCGGCTGCCCGTCCACCTGGTCGAGCAGGTGAACAAGCTGGCCCGGATCAAGCGCGACCTGCACCAGAAGCTGGGCCGCGAGGCGACCGACGAGGAACTGGCCGCCGAGAGCGGGCTCACCCCGGAGAAGGTGTCCGACCTGCTCGACCACTCCCGGGACCCGGTGAGCCTGGACATGCCGGTCGGCGCCGAGGAGGACGCCCCGCTGGGCGACTTCATCGAGGACGCCGAGTCCGCCGACGCCGAGAACGCCGTGATCTCCGGCTTCCTGCAGGACGACCTGCGCCGCGTGCTGGGCACGCTGGAGGAGCGGGAGCAGTCGGTGATCCGGATGCGCTACGGCCTCGACGACGGCCAGCCGCGCACCCTGGACCAGATCGGCAAGGCCTTCGGGCTCTCCCGCGAGCGGGTCCGCCAGATCGAGCGGGAGGTCATGTCCAAGCTGCGGCAGGGCGACCGCGCCGACCGGCTGCGGGCCTACGCCAGCTGA
- the dtd gene encoding D-aminoacyl-tRNA deacylase yields the protein MRAVVSRVTRASVRVGGETVGKIEERGLLVLLSVTHSDGSEQAANMARKLHEMRALRDEESCATTGAPLLVVSQFTLYGSTRKGRRPSWTEAARPEQAEPLVSEVVERLRERGAQVATGRFGAMMEVDSVNDGPFTLLIDV from the coding sequence ATGCGGGCGGTGGTCAGCCGGGTCACGCGGGCCTCGGTGCGGGTCGGCGGGGAGACCGTCGGCAAGATCGAAGAACGCGGTCTGCTGGTGCTATTGAGCGTGACCCATTCCGACGGCTCCGAACAGGCGGCGAATATGGCGCGCAAACTGCACGAGATGCGGGCGTTGCGCGATGAGGAGTCCTGCGCCACCACCGGAGCCCCGCTGCTGGTGGTGAGCCAGTTCACCCTCTACGGCTCGACCCGCAAGGGCCGCCGCCCGTCGTGGACCGAGGCGGCCCGCCCTGAGCAGGCCGAACCACTGGTGTCGGAGGTCGTCGAACGCCTGCGCGAGCGGGGCGCGCAGGTGGCCACCGGGCGCTTCGGCGCGATGATGGAAGTGGACAGCGTCAACGACGGACCATTCACGTTGTTGATCGACGTGTGA
- a CDS encoding acetoin utilization protein AcuC — protein MGNQCAVVWDESVLGYDLGGEHPLHPIRLDLTMRLARSLGVLDGVTPVPPRPATDEELLRVHRPDYLAAVRAAPTAAWDIGYGLGTEDNPIFDRMHEASALVAGASITAAEQVLSGKADRAVNLAGGLHHAMPERAAGFCVYNDCAVAIAWLLDQGVERVAYVDVDVHHGDGVQKTFYDDPRVLTVSLHQHPITLWPGTGFATETGGPGAEGTAVNVALPPGTGDADWLRAFHAVVPSLLDEFRPQVLVTQAGADAHREDPLADLAMSVDGQRESYRALRDLAERCAGGKWVALGGGGYALHRVVPRSWTHLLATALDRDLDPATALPPEWLAHALRVAGNVPLPTSLTDGEDPTFVPWTGVTESTVDTAIRDARHALFPLHGLDPADVRD, from the coding sequence ATGGGCAACCAGTGCGCGGTGGTGTGGGACGAGTCGGTCCTCGGCTACGACCTCGGTGGTGAGCACCCGCTGCACCCGATCCGGCTGGACCTCACGATGCGGCTGGCCAGGTCGCTCGGGGTGCTGGACGGCGTGACGCCGGTGCCGCCGCGGCCGGCCACCGACGAGGAGCTGCTCCGCGTGCACCGCCCGGACTACCTGGCGGCCGTGCGCGCCGCACCGACCGCGGCCTGGGACATCGGGTACGGGCTCGGCACCGAGGACAACCCGATCTTCGACCGGATGCACGAGGCCTCGGCGCTGGTGGCCGGAGCGTCGATCACCGCGGCCGAGCAGGTCCTGTCCGGGAAGGCCGACCGGGCGGTGAACCTCGCCGGCGGGCTGCACCACGCGATGCCGGAGCGGGCCGCCGGGTTCTGCGTCTACAACGACTGCGCCGTGGCCATCGCCTGGCTGCTCGACCAGGGCGTGGAGCGGGTCGCCTACGTGGACGTGGACGTGCACCACGGCGACGGGGTGCAGAAGACGTTCTACGACGACCCGCGGGTGCTGACCGTCTCGCTGCACCAGCACCCGATCACGCTGTGGCCGGGCACCGGCTTCGCCACCGAGACCGGCGGCCCCGGGGCGGAGGGGACCGCGGTGAACGTGGCGCTGCCGCCGGGTACGGGAGACGCGGACTGGTTGCGGGCGTTCCACGCCGTGGTGCCGTCGCTGCTGGATGAATTCCGCCCGCAGGTGCTGGTCACGCAAGCCGGAGCCGACGCGCACCGGGAGGACCCGCTCGCGGACCTGGCGATGTCGGTGGACGGCCAGCGCGAGAGCTACCGCGCGCTGCGGGACCTGGCGGAGCGGTGCGCCGGTGGCAAGTGGGTGGCGCTCGGTGGTGGTGGCTACGCGCTGCACCGGGTGGTGCCGCGCAGCTGGACCCACCTGCTGGCGACCGCGCTGGACCGGGACCTGGATCCGGCGACGGCGTTGCCGCCGGAGTGGCTGGCGCACGCCCTGCGGGTGGCGGGGAACGTTCCGCTGCCGACATCGTTGACGGATGGGGAGGACCCGACCTTCGTACCCTGGACCGGGGTGACCGAGTCCACGGTGGACACTGCGATCCGGGATGCGCGGCACGCGTTGTTCCCGTTGCACGGTCTGGACCCGGCCGATGTCCGCGACTGA
- a CDS encoding fumarate hydratase: MTTTFDHTEILPLGPDDTDYRLLTTEGIRTVEAAGRRFLEVAPEALTALASAAIKDIQHLLRSSHLAQLRAIVDDPEASANDRFVATDLLRNACVSAGGVLPMCQDTGTAIVIGKRTETILTGGEDEQRLARGVFDAYQELNLRYSQMAPLNFWEERNTGSNLPAQIELYNKAGTDPHYEFLFMAKGGGSANKTFLYQETKALLNPTRLARFLEEKLRSLGTAACPPYHLAIVVGGTSAEHNLKTAKLASARYLDGLPREGSPSGHALRDVELEAQVLEMTRQFGIGAQFGGKYFCHDVRVVRLPRHGASLPVGVAVSCSADRQAKAKITPEGVFLEQLERDPARYLPEVGDEQLSSDVVRIDLNRPMAEIRAELSKLPVKTRVSLTGPLVVARDIAHAKIAERLDAGEPMPQYLRDHPVYYAGPAKTPDGYASGSFGPTTAGRMDSYVEQFQAAGGSLVMLAKGNRSSKVAASCREHGGFYLGSIGGPAARLAQDCIRSVDVLEYPELGMEAVWRIEVEDFPAFVVVDDKGEDFFADSTQPTLQISFAR, translated from the coding sequence GTGACCACCACGTTCGACCACACCGAGATCCTTCCGCTCGGTCCGGACGACACCGACTACCGGTTGCTCACCACCGAGGGCATCCGCACCGTGGAAGCCGCCGGGCGGCGCTTCCTGGAAGTGGCGCCCGAGGCGCTGACCGCGCTCGCGAGCGCGGCGATCAAGGACATCCAGCACCTGCTGCGCTCCTCGCACCTCGCGCAGCTGCGGGCCATCGTCGACGACCCGGAGGCCAGCGCCAACGACCGGTTCGTCGCCACCGACCTGCTGCGCAACGCCTGCGTGTCCGCCGGTGGCGTGCTGCCGATGTGCCAGGACACCGGTACCGCCATCGTCATCGGCAAGCGCACCGAGACGATCCTCACCGGCGGCGAGGACGAGCAGCGGCTGGCGCGCGGCGTGTTCGACGCCTACCAGGAGCTGAACCTGCGGTACTCGCAGATGGCGCCGCTGAACTTCTGGGAGGAGCGCAACACCGGCAGCAACCTCCCGGCCCAGATCGAGCTGTACAACAAGGCGGGCACCGACCCGCACTACGAGTTCCTGTTCATGGCCAAGGGTGGCGGCAGCGCCAACAAGACCTTCCTCTACCAGGAGACGAAGGCGCTGCTGAACCCGACGCGGCTCGCCCGGTTCCTGGAGGAGAAGCTGCGTTCGCTGGGCACCGCGGCCTGCCCGCCCTACCACCTGGCGATCGTCGTCGGCGGCACCTCCGCCGAGCACAACCTCAAGACCGCCAAGCTCGCCTCCGCCCGCTACCTCGACGGCTTGCCCCGCGAAGGCTCCCCGTCCGGGCACGCGCTGCGGGACGTCGAGCTCGAAGCGCAAGTGCTGGAGATGACCCGGCAGTTCGGCATCGGCGCCCAGTTCGGCGGCAAGTACTTCTGCCACGACGTGCGAGTCGTCCGGCTGCCCCGGCACGGCGCTTCGCTGCCCGTCGGCGTCGCCGTGTCCTGCTCCGCCGACCGCCAGGCCAAGGCGAAGATCACTCCCGAGGGCGTGTTCCTCGAACAGCTCGAACGCGACCCCGCCCGGTATCTGCCGGAAGTCGGCGACGAGCAGCTGTCCAGCGACGTGGTGCGCATCGACCTGAACCGGCCGATGGCCGAGATCCGCGCGGAGCTCTCGAAGTTGCCGGTGAAGACCCGGGTGTCGCTGACCGGACCGCTCGTCGTCGCCCGCGACATCGCGCACGCCAAGATCGCCGAGCGGCTGGACGCGGGCGAACCGATGCCGCAGTACCTGCGCGACCACCCGGTGTACTACGCGGGTCCGGCGAAAACGCCGGACGGCTACGCCTCCGGCTCCTTCGGGCCCACCACCGCGGGGCGGATGGACTCCTACGTGGAGCAGTTCCAGGCGGCCGGCGGCTCGCTCGTCATGCTGGCCAAGGGGAACCGCTCGTCGAAGGTCGCCGCCTCCTGCCGCGAGCACGGCGGGTTCTACCTCGGCTCCATCGGCGGCCCCGCCGCGCGGCTCGCGCAGGACTGCATCCGGTCGGTCGACGTCCTGGAATACCCGGAGCTGGGCATGGAAGCGGTGTGGCGCATCGAGGTGGAGGACTTCCCGGCGTTCGTCGTCGTCGACGACAAGGGGGAGGACTTCTTCGCGGACTCGACGCAGCCCACGCTGCAGATCTCCTTCGCCCGCTGA
- a CDS encoding alpha/beta hydrolase family protein, translating to MADLMLTELGELPVGEHRLTVRACAAEDPAAPAVVLLPAMGVPASYYPPFLRELHERGCTVVSVDWRGQGTAPPRADREIRFGYQDLVDDAAAVVDLVAREFPAAPRFLVGHSLGGQIALLLAAADPSRVRGVTLLASGSVWFRSFAGVQGWKNLVATQFVAAVSSLLGFWPGERLGFGGRQPAGIMADWARQGRTGRYRLGGSDFDYERALRELDVPLLTVSVEGDELAPASSVDHLAAKAVAAPRTRRHYSCEVAGAAKLGHYAWVYTSGVLADWITSWAAAATGTTRPGSAGADVR from the coding sequence ATGGCCGACCTGATGTTGACCGAGCTGGGCGAGCTGCCCGTGGGCGAGCACCGGCTGACCGTCCGCGCCTGCGCCGCCGAGGACCCGGCCGCCCCGGCCGTCGTCCTGCTGCCCGCGATGGGCGTCCCCGCCTCCTACTACCCGCCGTTCCTGCGCGAGCTGCACGAGCGCGGCTGCACGGTGGTGAGCGTCGACTGGCGCGGCCAGGGCACCGCGCCGCCGCGCGCCGACCGCGAGATCCGCTTCGGGTACCAGGACCTGGTGGACGACGCCGCCGCCGTCGTGGACCTCGTGGCGCGCGAGTTCCCCGCCGCGCCGCGCTTCCTGGTCGGGCACAGCCTCGGCGGGCAGATCGCGCTGCTGCTCGCCGCCGCGGACCCGAGCCGGGTGCGGGGGGTGACGCTGCTGGCCTCCGGTTCGGTGTGGTTCCGCAGCTTCGCCGGAGTGCAGGGCTGGAAGAACCTGGTGGCGACCCAGTTCGTCGCCGCGGTGAGTTCGCTGCTCGGCTTCTGGCCGGGGGAGCGGCTCGGGTTCGGCGGCCGCCAGCCGGCCGGGATCATGGCGGATTGGGCCCGCCAGGGGCGCACCGGCCGCTACCGCCTCGGCGGGTCGGACTTCGACTACGAGCGGGCGTTGCGGGAGCTGGACGTCCCGCTGCTGACGGTGAGCGTCGAGGGCGACGAGCTGGCCCCCGCGTCCTCAGTGGATCACTTGGCGGCGAAGGCGGTGGCGGCGCCGCGCACCCGGCGGCACTACTCCTGCGAGGTGGCGGGCGCGGCGAAGCTCGGCCACTACGCGTGGGTGTACACCAGCGGGGTGCTGGCGGACTGGATCACGAGCTGGGCGGCAGCGGCGACCGGGACCACCCGGCCCGGTTCCGCGGGTGCCGACGTGCGGTGA